The genomic interval GTTTGGGCTCGATCCTGAAAAGGTAAACGATCAATTCGAGCAATACTGTGACAGATTCAATGTTAAGCGCGAGTAAGTTGCAGCGGTCGCACTTTATGTTTCAGAACCTGAACTGTTGTGTTGCGCATCCGCAGGTTCAAACTTAACTTTATTGTATAAATCGAGGAGGGAAATCTCAAAAGGGACTGTTGTTAAAGCAACGGCTTCATCTTCTTGATCGTACTCGCGCAGTTCCCAGCGTTTTTTTCCTGTTTGCGAAAGGTGATCGATGTGGATTGAGTTTTGATCGATGAGTAAGTACTCTTGGAAAGAAGCGATCGTTCGATAAGCACGAAATTTTTCTTCGCGATCATAACCTTGAGTCGATTCTGATAAGACTTCGACAATAACGCGCGGATTAGTAATTGTGTCTGTACGGTTATTGTAATACTCTGGTTCTCCAGCTATCACCATAACATCTGGATAGGTGTAAAACCGCTTGTCGGGTATCCACAACCGGACATTTCCGATAAAAACTTCGTAGTTTTGCTGCCTAAACGCAAAATTTAGTGCAGTATATAAATTACCTGCAATTCGATTATGCTTTGTTGAACCGCCTGCCATTGGAACTATTTGCCCATCGAGATATTCACTTTTGAATTCAGCAGCCTCCTCTAACTTCAAGTATTCCTCTGGAGTGTAGTAGCGCTGTTCTGTTTGCATAATCTCAAGCAAAGTTTGTTAGTGTCGCGACGAATCGTTATCCCACATTTTAGCGTTTCGCATAAAATAATACTAATGTACTAACTCGCGCACTAACTTCGCCAATCTTTCCGCACTATCAGGAACTGCTATTTTTTCCGCAGCAGCAGCCATTTTTTGTAATTCGCTGGGTGAGTGTAATAATTCCAACACTTGACGTTGTAACACTTCAGGAGTTAATTCTTTTTGGCGAAATACGATCGCTGCACCGGATGCAGCTAAAACTTGGGCATTGTAGAATTGATGGTCTTCCGCAGCTGCTGGGAAGGGAATAAAAATTGCAGGTTTGCAAGTCATTGCTAACTCGGTGACAGTACCAGCCCCCGATCGCCCAATCGCTAAATTTGCTCTGTGCAGCAAACTTGCCATGTTGTCGTAAAAAGGTAGCGGAAAATACTGCGGATGTTGCAGACTTGCGACATCAGGATCGTTGTTTCCTGTCAAATGTACAATCCACACGCCAGCGTCAAACCATGCAGGTGCGCATTGGCGGATAATTTGATTAACTGCAACCGCACCTTGGCTACCGCCAACAACAATAACCAGAAAAGCATCGTCGGGGATGGGGAGATCAAGCGGAGGTAATTGTTTCTTTGCACTTAAAAACTGCGATCGCACAGGTGTCCCTGTATAAATTGTGTTAATTCGTGGTAAGTACTGGGCTGCGGGTTCAAATCCCAGTGCGACAGCCGTACAAAACGAGCTAAAAAAGCGCGTAACTTTTCCAGGAATCGCGTTAGATTCGTGGAGAATCGCCGGAATTCCGAGCGATCGCGCCGCAAGCACAGCAGGGGCGGCGATGTAACCGCCAGTTGTGAAGACACCTTGAAATGCGCCTTGTTGTAATACCTGGCGTACTTGAAAAACAGAAGTCGCAATTTTACTCAGATTACGTAGCGTGTTCAAACCCAAGCGCTCTTGAAATCCTGCAACTGAGATTTTATGAAGTGGATATTGTGCGGGAACTAACTGCGTTTCTAAGCGGTCGGGAACGCCCAACCACTCAATTTCGTAATCTGGCAGTTGTTCAGCTAGCGCGATCGCGGGAAACAGATGTCCGCCAGTACCACTCGCCGCAATTAATAATTTTGTTGCCATTGAGTTACCAAGTCAACGCCCAGGTTAGCTTAAGATGAAACAATTAACTGTTTTATAGTAATCAAATATCAAGCTATCACCGATGCGTAACTTTATGCTTTTTTTAAGCGGCTTCCACATGATTTTTCAAAAAAATAAGTTGTCAACGAACAATTGGCTAGCACTTTTGTTAATCACTTTAGGTTTAGTGCTACAATCGCACCGCACTCAAGCGCAAACAACACCCGCCGCGCCTCCCGTACTGACAAACTTGCTAGCACGCATTGATGCAGCTGCTAACGCGCATAATCCTCAAGCCGTAATACAATACTATGGAACTAATTTCACCCATACCGACGGCTTAACACGCCAAACTATGGCGCAGTCATTAACGCAACTTTGGCAACGCTACCCGCAACTGAGATATACAACACGCGTTGAATCTTGGAAGCCAGAGGGACGCGCGATCATTGCTGAGACAATTACAAATATTAGCGGTAGTCAGGTGCAGGACAATCGCAATTTACTGTTCAATGCAACGATTCGATCACGACAGCGA from Chroogloeocystis siderophila 5.2 s.c.1 carries:
- a CDS encoding Uma2 family endonuclease, with the protein product MQTEQRYYTPEEYLKLEEAAEFKSEYLDGQIVPMAGGSTKHNRIAGNLYTALNFAFRQQNYEVFIGNVRLWIPDKRFYTYPDVMVIAGEPEYYNNRTDTITNPRVIVEVLSESTQGYDREEKFRAYRTIASFQEYLLIDQNSIHIDHLSQTGKKRWELREYDQEDEAVALTTVPFEISLLDLYNKVKFEPADAQHNSSGSET
- the murG gene encoding undecaprenyldiphospho-muramoylpentapeptide beta-N-acetylglucosaminyltransferase, with product MATKLLIAASGTGGHLFPAIALAEQLPDYEIEWLGVPDRLETQLVPAQYPLHKISVAGFQERLGLNTLRNLSKIATSVFQVRQVLQQGAFQGVFTTGGYIAAPAVLAARSLGIPAILHESNAIPGKVTRFFSSFCTAVALGFEPAAQYLPRINTIYTGTPVRSQFLSAKKQLPPLDLPIPDDAFLVIVVGGSQGAVAVNQIIRQCAPAWFDAGVWIVHLTGNNDPDVASLQHPQYFPLPFYDNMASLLHRANLAIGRSGAGTVTELAMTCKPAIFIPFPAAAEDHQFYNAQVLAASGAAIVFRQKELTPEVLQRQVLELLHSPSELQKMAAAAEKIAVPDSAERLAKLVRELVH